One Burkholderia cepacia genomic window carries:
- a CDS encoding HlyD family secretion protein → MDTTQTPVSREAAPAQAVARQRRRVPWMTVAVLAVVAVVASAALYWDLVLRFQESTDDAYVGGDVTVLAPKVNGFVDKILVTDNQRVKAGDVLVQLDARDYDAKLAQAGAEVDSARSAVTELEAKQQLQYAVIGQQTAEKGASAAELTRASSDRVRYRELVKSDAVSNQIVERADADYSKAGAAVERSDAALLASKRQLDVLGAQLADARARVNTALAAQRVAALNVEYTTIRSPVDGYVGNRTGRVGMLANVGVPLLTIVPASGLWIDANFKEDQLRKMHAGDRVDVSLDASSTRLHGRVDSLAPATGATFSVLPPENATGNFTKIVQRVPVRVHLDPQPGLERVLRPGLSAVVTVHTARAD, encoded by the coding sequence ATGGATACGACCCAGACTCCTGTTTCCCGAGAAGCGGCGCCGGCGCAAGCCGTCGCACGGCAGCGCCGGCGCGTGCCGTGGATGACCGTCGCGGTGCTGGCCGTCGTCGCCGTCGTGGCGTCGGCGGCGCTCTACTGGGACCTCGTGCTGCGCTTCCAGGAAAGCACCGACGATGCGTATGTCGGCGGCGACGTGACGGTGCTCGCGCCGAAGGTCAACGGCTTCGTCGACAAGATCCTCGTGACCGACAACCAGCGCGTGAAGGCCGGCGACGTGCTCGTGCAGCTCGACGCGCGCGACTACGACGCGAAGCTCGCGCAAGCCGGCGCCGAAGTCGACAGCGCACGCTCCGCCGTGACCGAACTCGAGGCGAAGCAGCAACTGCAATATGCGGTGATCGGTCAACAAACCGCGGAGAAAGGCGCGTCGGCTGCCGAACTGACGCGCGCATCGTCCGACAGGGTGCGCTATCGCGAGCTCGTGAAATCCGACGCCGTGTCGAACCAGATCGTCGAACGCGCGGACGCCGATTACTCGAAGGCCGGCGCCGCCGTCGAACGCAGCGACGCCGCGCTGCTCGCATCGAAGCGGCAGCTCGACGTGCTCGGCGCGCAGCTCGCCGATGCGCGGGCGCGCGTGAACACCGCGCTTGCCGCGCAGCGGGTCGCCGCTCTCAACGTCGAATACACGACGATCCGCTCGCCGGTCGACGGTTACGTCGGCAATCGCACGGGCCGCGTCGGGATGCTCGCGAACGTCGGCGTGCCGCTGCTGACGATCGTGCCGGCTTCCGGACTGTGGATCGACGCGAACTTCAAGGAAGACCAGCTTCGCAAGATGCACGCGGGCGACCGCGTCGACGTGTCGCTCGATGCGTCGAGCACGCGCCTGCACGGCCGCGTCGACAGCCTCGCGCCCGCGACCGGCGCGACCTTCAGCGTGCTGCCGCCGGAGAACGCGACCGGCAACTTCACGAAGATCGTCCAGCGCGTGCCCGTGCGCGTGCATCTCGATCCGCAGCCGGGCCTCGAGCGCGTGTTGCGCCCGGGTCTCTCCGCGGTCGTGACCGTGCATACGGCGCGCGCGGACTGA
- a CDS encoding MarR family winged helix-turn-helix transcriptional regulator, with product MHKTTLTDDDCFAVRQAARRISQFYERYLSRVGVTPSQYSILALLRDRPGQTMAMLSTVLVIERTALLRALKPLVAAALVAGRYAGDGRRLSFALTGDGEAKIAQAHAHWLEAQEAFEQRFGPSEAARLRDELFRITHNIPER from the coding sequence ATGCACAAGACAACGCTCACCGATGACGATTGCTTCGCAGTCCGGCAAGCCGCCCGCCGGATTTCGCAGTTCTACGAGCGTTATCTGTCGCGGGTGGGCGTCACGCCGTCGCAGTACAGCATTCTCGCGCTGCTGCGCGACCGGCCGGGCCAGACGATGGCGATGCTGTCGACCGTGCTGGTGATCGAACGCACCGCGCTGCTGCGTGCGCTCAAGCCGCTCGTCGCCGCGGCGCTGGTCGCGGGCCGCTACGCGGGCGACGGCCGGCGGCTGAGCTTCGCGCTGACCGGCGACGGCGAAGCGAAGATCGCACAGGCGCATGCGCACTGGCTCGAAGCGCAGGAAGCATTCGAACAACGGTTCGGCCCGTCGGAAGCGGCGCGGCTGAGAGACGAATTGTTCCGGATCACGCACAACATCCCGGAGCGTTGA
- a CDS encoding LysR family transcriptional regulator, with protein sequence MDYIDKLRIFRSVVELRSFTRAADTLGLARPVVSRAVADLEARFGSRLLHRTTRQVSLTETAERIYERCAAVLDELDSLEAEAQAPTREPEGLLRLVAHTTAALNRLVPLIAGFKAAHPKVRLDVTLTERPVDLVGEGYDIGIVVPYMLTSETTVVRLVERIPVVIVATPRYLEQHPRPATPADLADHLFVSMSPALRRPALAFRIDGDTLTVPFRFDISSNSPVFNREMVLRHFGIGVVPRALVEAELASGALVRLLEDADLVDAFVEIKLAYANRALLPAKVKAFIAYAATYGDAGEAPVRPIDTTGAPI encoded by the coding sequence ATGGACTACATCGACAAGCTGCGGATCTTCCGGTCGGTGGTGGAGCTGCGCAGCTTCACGCGCGCAGCCGACACGCTCGGCCTCGCCCGGCCCGTCGTGTCGCGCGCGGTCGCTGATCTGGAAGCACGTTTCGGCAGCCGGCTGCTGCATCGGACCACGCGCCAGGTGTCGCTGACCGAAACCGCCGAGCGCATCTACGAGCGCTGCGCGGCCGTGCTGGACGAACTCGACTCGCTCGAAGCGGAAGCGCAGGCGCCGACGCGCGAGCCCGAAGGCCTGCTGCGGCTCGTCGCGCACACGACGGCCGCGCTGAACCGGCTGGTGCCGCTGATTGCCGGCTTCAAGGCCGCGCATCCGAAGGTGCGCCTCGACGTGACGCTGACCGAGCGCCCGGTCGATCTCGTCGGCGAAGGCTACGACATCGGCATCGTCGTGCCGTACATGCTGACCAGCGAAACGACCGTCGTGCGGCTGGTCGAACGCATTCCGGTCGTGATCGTCGCGACGCCGCGCTATCTGGAGCAACACCCGCGCCCGGCCACGCCCGCCGACCTCGCCGACCACCTGTTCGTGTCGATGTCGCCGGCACTGCGACGCCCGGCGCTGGCGTTCCGCATCGACGGCGACACGCTGACCGTGCCGTTCCGCTTCGACATCTCGTCGAACAGCCCCGTCTTCAACCGGGAGATGGTATTGCGCCACTTCGGAATCGGCGTGGTGCCGCGCGCGCTGGTCGAGGCGGAACTCGCATCCGGCGCGCTCGTCCGGCTGCTCGAGGATGCCGATCTCGTCGATGCCTTCGTCGAGATCAAGCTCGCGTACGCGAACCGCGCGCTGCTGCCCGCGAAGGTCAAGGCGTTCATCGCCTATGCGGCGACCTACGGCGACGCAGGGGAAGCGCCCGTCCGGCCGATTGATACAACCGGCGCACCAATCTGA
- a CDS encoding MarR family winged helix-turn-helix transcriptional regulator: MDDIQIAGACNCLALRQAARFVTQLYERHLAPVGVTPAQFSIMANLTRRPGLLMSELADTLVMDRTTLLRALKPLQRDGFVATAASEHDARAHALNLTKLGQRTFGHAKRAWQAAQDEFETQFGEGRAKALRDELFSMTGKR; the protein is encoded by the coding sequence ATGGACGATATTCAGATTGCCGGTGCGTGCAACTGTCTCGCGCTGCGTCAGGCGGCGCGCTTCGTCACGCAACTGTACGAACGCCATCTGGCCCCGGTCGGCGTCACGCCCGCCCAGTTCTCGATCATGGCGAACCTGACGCGCAGGCCCGGCCTGCTGATGAGCGAACTCGCCGATACCCTCGTGATGGATCGCACGACGCTGCTGCGTGCGCTCAAGCCGCTGCAGCGCGACGGCTTCGTCGCGACGGCCGCGTCCGAGCACGATGCGCGCGCACATGCGCTGAACCTGACGAAACTCGGGCAGCGCACGTTCGGGCACGCAAAGCGCGCATGGCAGGCGGCGCAGGACGAATTCGAGACGCAGTTCGGCGAAGGGCGTGCGAAGGCGCTGCGCGACGAGCTGTTCAGCATGACGGGGAAGCGGTAA
- a CDS encoding aconitase X, whose translation MLQLSDRDQAMLHGDFGDGVARAMRIVARTAQVMSAPHLIDITSAHIDGCLYHGRTSLDFVEYFVDTGAKVAVPTTLNVGSLDLIHPELYHGDRTIQRDAQRLMDAHLQLGCESSFTCAPYQLKNRPGKGEQIAWAESNAIVFANSVLGARTSRYGDFLDLAAAITGRAPYAGLHVEANRAARIVFNAPDFSRLPSRDIHFAALGLLIGRVAGAVVPAIVGLPADTTEDELKALGAAAASSGAVALFHAVGITPEAPTLDAALHGRAPHRTVDVAMADLDEIRRTLNHGAAGDALVAVALGTPHFSLAEFRTLDTLLDAFDGKPACDFYVNTSRFILWELGELGLASRFEARGIQIVVDTCTYITPVMKQLSGLVMTNSGKWASYAPANIGVTVAYGSMRECVRSAFEGKVRFDD comes from the coding sequence ATGTTGCAATTGAGCGATCGCGATCAGGCGATGTTGCATGGTGACTTCGGCGATGGCGTCGCGCGCGCGATGCGGATCGTCGCACGCACGGCGCAAGTGATGTCCGCGCCGCACCTGATCGACATCACGTCCGCGCATATCGACGGCTGCCTTTACCACGGCCGGACGAGCCTCGACTTCGTCGAGTATTTCGTCGACACCGGTGCGAAGGTCGCGGTGCCGACCACACTGAACGTCGGGTCGCTCGACCTGATCCATCCCGAGCTGTACCACGGCGACCGCACGATCCAGCGCGACGCGCAGCGCCTGATGGACGCGCATCTGCAACTCGGCTGCGAATCGAGCTTCACGTGCGCGCCGTATCAACTGAAGAACCGTCCCGGAAAAGGCGAGCAGATCGCGTGGGCCGAATCGAACGCGATCGTGTTCGCGAACTCGGTGCTCGGCGCGCGCACGAGCCGGTACGGCGATTTTCTCGACCTGGCCGCCGCGATCACCGGGCGCGCGCCGTATGCGGGGCTGCACGTCGAAGCGAACCGCGCCGCGCGGATCGTGTTCAACGCGCCGGACTTCAGCCGCCTGCCGTCGCGCGACATTCATTTCGCCGCGCTCGGCCTGCTGATCGGCAGGGTCGCGGGCGCGGTCGTGCCGGCGATCGTCGGGCTGCCGGCAGACACCACCGAAGACGAACTCAAGGCGCTCGGCGCGGCGGCCGCATCGAGCGGCGCCGTCGCGCTGTTCCATGCGGTGGGCATCACCCCCGAGGCGCCGACGCTCGACGCCGCGCTTCATGGACGTGCGCCGCATCGAACGGTCGACGTCGCGATGGCCGATCTCGACGAGATTCGCCGCACGCTGAACCACGGCGCGGCCGGCGACGCGCTCGTCGCGGTGGCGCTCGGCACGCCGCATTTCTCGCTGGCGGAATTCCGCACGCTCGACACCTTGCTCGACGCGTTCGACGGCAAGCCGGCCTGCGATTTCTACGTGAACACGAGCCGCTTCATCCTGTGGGAACTGGGCGAGCTTGGCCTCGCGAGCCGCTTCGAGGCGCGCGGCATTCAGATCGTCGTCGACACCTGCACGTACATCACGCCGGTGATGAAGCAACTGTCGGGGCTGGTGATGACCAATTCGGGGAAATGGGCGTCGTATGCGCCCGCGAACATCGGCGTGACGGTCGCGTACGGCAGCATGCGCGAATGCGTGCGGTCGGCGTTCGAAGGAAAGGTGCGATTCGATGACTGA
- a CDS encoding aconitase X swivel domain-containing protein → MTEAYGGGSASTGDRDATTGTVLSGDTLVAGNAFADVLVLDKPLSFWGGYDSGAGRIIDRGHPLVGASLAGKLMVMPHAKGSSSSSSVLAEAVRNGTGPVGIVLKERDLIISIGAIVAAELYAIAVPVVCVSDDVYDAIVRASGPVRIEAAGGIGGATISVGDAARRD, encoded by the coding sequence ATGACTGAAGCATATGGCGGCGGTTCGGCGTCGACGGGCGATCGAGATGCAACGACGGGCACGGTGCTGTCGGGCGATACGCTCGTCGCCGGCAACGCGTTCGCGGACGTGCTCGTGCTCGACAAGCCGCTCAGTTTCTGGGGCGGCTACGACTCGGGCGCGGGGCGGATCATCGACCGGGGCCATCCGCTCGTCGGCGCAAGCCTCGCCGGCAAGCTGATGGTGATGCCGCACGCGAAGGGCTCGAGTTCGAGCAGCAGCGTGCTCGCGGAAGCCGTGCGCAACGGCACGGGGCCGGTCGGGATCGTGCTGAAGGAGCGCGACCTGATCATCTCGATCGGCGCGATCGTGGCCGCCGAACTCTATGCGATCGCGGTGCCGGTGGTGTGCGTGAGCGACGACGTGTACGACGCGATCGTCCGCGCGTCGGGGCCGGTGCGGATCGAGGCGGCCGGTGGAATCGGCGGCGCGACGATCAGCGTCGGCGACGCCGCGCGCCGAGATTAG
- a CDS encoding AraC family transcriptional regulator, whose product MLVISGQNDMTSPLAKDRLGLRRPTIPVAYTRLLLQALAARGVDLAAVRAGTGLRDAVLAEPDARVAPSQWGRLVLNAIEIGGDPGIGLAFGLLLKPTVHGFLGYATLTARDIREALSVTQRYFRMRNRQYRLTCEEDERGATLELHGVQASPVLQHHVMFEFVLTGLAQNISQWAGRASPPIALRFTWPEPAYFARYRRQLPPVRFGCAANALWIARDVLDWPLPLADEVAHRQALVQVEREYAQVRQEEGDLVERVRAELARGAGDYPGPETLAQQLLVSTRTLRRRLEEAGSSYRQLLDEARFRDAKQLLAASDLDLKTIAERLQFTDPANFTRAFRRWAGQTPSAYREAAAGLAGTARHREGEGT is encoded by the coding sequence ATGCTTGTCATTTCCGGCCAAAACGACATGACTTCCCCTCTCGCCAAGGACCGCCTCGGGCTGCGCCGGCCGACGATTCCGGTCGCCTACACGCGCCTGCTGCTGCAGGCGCTGGCCGCGCGCGGTGTCGACCTGGCCGCCGTGCGCGCCGGCACCGGCCTGCGCGATGCGGTGCTGGCCGAACCGGACGCGCGCGTCGCGCCGTCGCAATGGGGGCGGCTCGTGCTCAATGCGATCGAGATCGGCGGCGATCCGGGCATCGGGCTCGCGTTCGGGCTGCTGCTGAAGCCGACCGTGCACGGCTTTCTCGGCTACGCGACCCTGACCGCGCGGGACATCCGCGAGGCGCTATCCGTCACGCAGCGCTACTTCCGGATGCGCAACCGCCAATATCGCCTGACCTGTGAAGAAGACGAGCGCGGCGCGACGCTCGAACTGCACGGCGTGCAGGCGAGCCCCGTGCTGCAGCATCACGTGATGTTCGAATTCGTGCTGACCGGGCTCGCGCAGAACATCTCGCAATGGGCCGGGCGCGCGTCGCCGCCGATCGCGCTGCGATTCACGTGGCCGGAGCCCGCCTACTTCGCCCGTTACCGGCGCCAGTTGCCGCCGGTGCGCTTCGGCTGTGCCGCCAACGCGCTGTGGATCGCGCGCGACGTGCTCGACTGGCCGCTGCCGCTCGCCGACGAAGTCGCGCACCGGCAGGCGCTCGTGCAGGTGGAACGCGAGTATGCGCAGGTGCGCCAGGAGGAAGGCGATCTGGTCGAACGCGTGCGCGCGGAGCTGGCACGCGGGGCCGGCGATTACCCGGGGCCGGAGACGCTCGCGCAGCAGCTGCTCGTGTCGACCCGCACACTGCGGCGCCGGCTCGAGGAAGCCGGGTCGAGCTATCGGCAACTGCTCGACGAAGCGCGGTTTCGCGACGCGAAGCAGTTGCTCGCCGCGTCGGATCTCGACCTGAAGACGATCGCCGAGCGGCTGCAATTCACCGACCCGGCGAATTTCACGCGCGCGTTCCGGCGCTGGGCCGGGCAGACGCCGAGCGCGTATCGGGAGGCGGCCGCCGGGCTGGCCGGCACGGCCCGGCATCGCGAAGGCGAAGGCACTTGA
- a CDS encoding NADPH-dependent 2,4-dienoyl-CoA reductase, giving the protein MTTPFPHLLAPLDLGFTTLKNRVLMGSMHTGLEDSRKTLPRLAEYFAERARGGVGLIVTGGFAPNVAGWTKPFGGTLMTSAAARRHREVTDAVHAEDGKIALQILHTGRYGYHPFAVAPSKIKSPISPFAPHELSARGVERQIRAFVRCAKLAREAGYDGVEIMGSEGYLINQFISMHTNKRTDQWGGSYENRIRLPIEIVERTREAVGRDFILIYRLSMLDLIPDGSDWSETVQLAKAVERAGATIINTGIGWHEARVPTIATSVPRGAFAWVTKKMKGEVGIPLVTTNRINRPEVAEQILADGCADMVSMARPLLADAEFVVKAAQGRADEINTCIGCNQACLDHAFRNRIASCLLNPRACHETELKYTPAPQPKRIAVVGAGPAGLACSTVLAQRGHRVDLFDGAAEIGGQFNMAKRIPGKEEFHEALRYFGRQVELTGVNLHLNRCVDASDLIAGGYDEIVLATGVAPRDPKIPGQDGPNVLSYIDVLAGRQPVGRRVAVVGAGGIGFDVAEYLVQDGESPALDLDEWKAEWGVTDPAAMRGGVTRAQVTAPAREVTLLQRKAAPLGKGLGKTTGWIHRATLKMKQVKMIGGVNYERIDARGLHVSYGEQRTDHELIEADTIVLCTGQEPQRALVEPLRAAGRAVHLIGGAELAAELDAKRAIDQGARLAARL; this is encoded by the coding sequence ATGACGACACCTTTTCCGCACCTGCTCGCCCCGCTCGATCTCGGCTTCACGACGCTGAAGAACCGCGTCTTGATGGGCTCGATGCACACGGGCCTCGAGGACAGCCGCAAGACGCTGCCGCGGCTCGCCGAATATTTCGCCGAACGCGCCCGCGGCGGCGTGGGCCTGATCGTGACGGGCGGTTTCGCGCCGAACGTGGCCGGCTGGACCAAGCCGTTCGGCGGCACGCTGATGACGTCGGCCGCCGCGCGGCGCCATCGCGAGGTCACCGACGCCGTGCACGCGGAGGACGGCAAGATCGCGCTGCAGATCCTCCACACGGGCCGCTACGGCTATCACCCGTTCGCGGTCGCGCCGTCGAAGATCAAGTCGCCGATTTCGCCGTTCGCGCCGCACGAACTGAGTGCGCGCGGCGTCGAGCGGCAGATCCGCGCGTTCGTCCGCTGCGCAAAGCTCGCGCGTGAAGCCGGTTACGACGGCGTCGAGATCATGGGCTCCGAAGGCTACCTGATCAACCAGTTCATCTCGATGCATACGAACAAGCGCACCGACCAGTGGGGCGGGTCGTACGAGAACCGCATCCGCTTGCCGATCGAGATCGTCGAGCGCACGCGCGAAGCGGTCGGCCGCGACTTCATCCTGATCTACCGGCTGTCGATGCTCGACCTGATTCCGGACGGCAGCGACTGGAGCGAAACCGTGCAGCTCGCGAAGGCCGTCGAGCGCGCGGGCGCGACGATCATCAACACGGGGATCGGCTGGCACGAGGCGCGCGTGCCGACGATCGCGACGTCGGTGCCGCGCGGCGCGTTCGCGTGGGTGACGAAGAAGATGAAGGGCGAGGTCGGCATTCCGCTCGTGACCACCAACCGGATCAATCGCCCCGAAGTGGCCGAGCAGATCCTCGCGGACGGCTGCGCGGACATGGTGTCGATGGCGCGCCCGCTGCTCGCGGATGCCGAGTTCGTGGTCAAGGCCGCACAGGGCCGCGCCGACGAGATCAACACCTGTATCGGCTGCAACCAGGCGTGTCTCGATCACGCGTTCAGGAACAGGATCGCGTCGTGCCTGCTGAATCCGCGTGCATGCCACGAGACGGAGCTGAAATACACGCCCGCACCGCAGCCGAAGCGCATCGCGGTGGTGGGCGCGGGGCCGGCCGGGCTCGCGTGCTCGACGGTGCTCGCACAGCGCGGCCATCGGGTCGACCTGTTCGACGGCGCGGCCGAGATCGGCGGCCAGTTCAACATGGCGAAGCGGATTCCGGGCAAGGAGGAGTTTCACGAAGCGCTGCGCTACTTCGGCCGCCAGGTCGAGCTGACCGGCGTGAACCTGCACCTGAACCGCTGCGTCGACGCAAGCGACCTGATCGCGGGCGGCTACGACGAAATCGTGCTCGCAACGGGCGTCGCGCCGCGCGACCCGAAGATTCCGGGGCAGGACGGGCCGAACGTGCTCAGCTACATCGACGTGCTCGCGGGCAGGCAGCCGGTCGGACGGCGTGTCGCGGTGGTCGGCGCGGGCGGGATCGGCTTCGATGTCGCCGAATATCTGGTGCAGGACGGCGAATCGCCGGCGCTCGATCTGGACGAGTGGAAGGCCGAGTGGGGCGTGACCGACCCCGCCGCGATGCGTGGCGGCGTGACGCGTGCGCAGGTCACGGCGCCGGCGCGTGAGGTGACGCTGTTGCAGCGCAAGGCCGCGCCGCTCGGCAAGGGGCTCGGCAAGACCACCGGCTGGATTCACCGCGCGACGCTGAAGATGAAGCAGGTGAAGATGATCGGCGGCGTGAACTACGAACGGATCGATGCGCGCGGGCTGCACGTGTCGTACGGCGAGCAGCGCACCGATCACGAACTGATCGAAGCCGACACGATCGTGCTTTGCACGGGGCAGGAGCCGCAGCGCGCGCTCGTCGAGCCGCTGCGGGCGGCGGGGCGCGCGGTGCACCTGATCGGCGGCGCGGAACTGGCCGCCGAACTCGACGCGAAGCGCGCGATCGATCAGGGTGCGCGCCTCGCGGCGCGGCTGTGA
- a CDS encoding DUF2471 family protein, giving the protein MFQSSAFDPEQPGFNPVHFERAARQAVVDLQRVVGGPAQRALGLRRRSHPAAVRTMSWQALLNVEELAFSNAGFLNRNDPMVVDAFIRLRDSRMVAADVDEAVDWKRDDDDLPAVYLIVRAMIEAEAEERAEAA; this is encoded by the coding sequence ATGTTTCAGTCATCCGCATTCGATCCCGAGCAACCCGGCTTCAATCCCGTCCACTTCGAGCGCGCCGCGCGGCAGGCGGTCGTCGATCTTCAGCGTGTCGTCGGCGGCCCCGCGCAGCGGGCGCTCGGCTTGCGGCGCCGCAGCCATCCGGCCGCCGTCCGCACGATGAGCTGGCAGGCGCTGCTGAATGTCGAGGAGCTGGCGTTCTCGAACGCCGGCTTCCTGAACCGCAACGATCCGATGGTCGTCGACGCGTTCATCCGGCTGCGCGACAGCCGGATGGTCGCCGCGGATGTCGACGAAGCCGTCGACTGGAAACGCGACGACGACGATCTGCCCGCCGTCTATCTGATCGTGCGGGCCATGATCGAGGCTGAAGCGGAGGAACGGGCCGAAGCCGCGTAA
- a CDS encoding DUF2844 domain-containing protein: MNKFKLLFVVEFALSIVFAFFSVSAHAVLGGDPRVLQGGETYSLNQKPSYTVKQTNLVGGTALREYLDSDGIVFAVAWNGPFTPNLAELFGPYMAKYQKGLADLQAAWEANPRSRPRGGVVIVRLDDFVSSQSGRFGYYMGGAWLPDYLPVGVNEGDFN; this comes from the coding sequence ATGAATAAATTCAAGCTGCTGTTCGTTGTTGAGTTTGCGCTTTCGATCGTATTTGCCTTTTTCAGCGTTTCCGCACACGCCGTACTGGGTGGTGATCCCAGGGTATTGCAAGGCGGTGAGACTTATTCGCTCAATCAAAAGCCTTCCTATACCGTCAAACAAACGAATCTCGTAGGCGGCACCGCACTTCGAGAGTACCTTGACTCGGATGGCATCGTTTTCGCCGTCGCCTGGAATGGACCGTTCACTCCGAATCTCGCGGAGTTGTTCGGCCCATATATGGCCAAATATCAGAAGGGTTTGGCGGACCTGCAGGCGGCCTGGGAAGCCAATCCACGGTCACGTCCTCGCGGCGGAGTGGTGATCGTCCGTCTGGACGATTTCGTGTCGAGTCAGAGTGGACGTTTTGGCTATTACATGGGTGGTGCGTGGTTGCCCGACTATTTGCCCGTAGGCGTCAATGAAGGCGACTTCAATTGA